The Undibacterium cyanobacteriorum genomic sequence GGAAGACATCGGCCTGATTACCGATGGTGTCTTCGGTAACTCCGCCTGTGATTTCGCGGCCAGCGCTGCTTCCGTGGCCCAGGCTTTGGAAGGCAATGAAGTGATCGTCGTTCCCGGTTTTTATGGTGTCGATCGGGAAGGCAAAGCGACCTTGTTTGGTCGCGGTGGTTCAGATTACTCAGCGGCATCGATCGCCTGCTGCATCGGAGCGGAGTCCCTCGATGTATGGAAAGATGTCGATGGCTTCTTAAGTGCCGATCCCGGCACGGTCACAGCACCGCGTTCGATCTCGCAATTAAATTATTTGGAAGCCGCCGAACTGTCCTATTTTGGCGCCAAGATTTTGCATCCACGTACGGTCGAGCCTTTGTTCGATCAAGATATTCCGATTCGCATTTTAAATATCACGCGTCCAGAGCGTGGCTTGCAACCCTACACCATCATTAATGCTCAGCGTAAGGTAACCAAAGACGTGGTGAAAAGTGTGACTTCGACCGAGGACGTCGCCATCCTCAAATTACACGGTCCAGGCGTTGGTTTTAAACCTGGCATTTTGGCGCAAGTGACCAATACCTTGGATCAAAATGGCATCAACATCAAGAGCGTGTTGACGGCACAAACCGCAATCAACATTTTGTTAGCGCGTGATCATCTTGACGCAGCCTATGCGGCCTTGAAAGAACATCATTTGGCGGGTGTGGTGGATGTGAGCCGTAACGATGAAGTGGCGATTGTGGCGGTGGTCGGCGATGGCGTACTGGAAGCCTCGGATGTTGGTAGCGCGATTGCTAGTCGAGCCTTGTCAGCCGCGATTGCGAGTGGTGTGCGAGTCACTTTGGCGGCAGCGGGCGCGAGTGAAGTCGCTGCCTATATGCTGGTACATCAAGAAGATAGAAAGAAAGCTTTGCAAGCGGTGCATGCGGAGTTCTTCGGTAGCTAGTCATTACAAACCGATTGCAAACTTTGGACTTGTCCATCCTTACTTTGATTTTCAAACAAGCTTGTGCCAGTTTATTGAGCTGGCACAAACTTTCTTTGACTAGTCTTTTGCTGCGGTAGGCAGCCTAACAGTCGCGGTCTATGATCTTT encodes the following:
- a CDS encoding aspartate kinase, with the translated sequence MKKIVVKFGGSNLRRPEDIDRIVNVVQTYQRPLVLVVSAFYGITNELIACVQAAKEGAGTKAALADSRNYTQTLRALKKTILEANLHDAEHRARTEKALGERLDQLERYLTGIHCIGDVPTFVNDAILSYGERLSSLLLAEVLQSRGIAAREALPEDIGLITDGVFGNSACDFAASAASVAQALEGNEVIVVPGFYGVDREGKATLFGRGGSDYSAASIACCIGAESLDVWKDVDGFLSADPGTVTAPRSISQLNYLEAAELSYFGAKILHPRTVEPLFDQDIPIRILNITRPERGLQPYTIINAQRKVTKDVVKSVTSTEDVAILKLHGPGVGFKPGILAQVTNTLDQNGINIKSVLTAQTAINILLARDHLDAAYAALKEHHLAGVVDVSRNDEVAIVAVVGDGVLEASDVGSAIASRALSAAIASGVRVTLAAAGASEVAAYMLVHQEDRKKALQAVHAEFFGS